A window of Candidatus Saccharibacteria bacterium contains these coding sequences:
- the cyoA gene encoding ubiquinol oxidase subunit II, which yields MYKIAKIIPWVVIPLIFVVIGVLMQGKSIAVLQPAGQIAAQQRDLLLYATLLILIVVIPVFVLAFTIAWRYRETNPKSAERYHPELDGDKRMEAVWWGIPLVIIGVLSVMIWTSSHNLDPYKPLASNKEAFRVQVVAMKYKWLFIYPEQDIASVNHLKIPVGRPVEFDVTSDAPMNSFWIPRLGGQVYAMAGMNTKLHLIADQKGTFRGSSANISGEGFADMHFSVEAISPSELNAWARGVRQNNERLSVRSYSTLARPGTVESPRYYSLGTDNLYDTILAKYMHPGGHEVTAPAKHSHKQSGGRQHDHGSQSADEYHSHTKVTPEKEHH from the coding sequence ATGTATAAAATCGCAAAAATCATTCCCTGGGTGGTCATCCCCCTCATATTCGTCGTGATCGGGGTGCTGATGCAAGGGAAGTCAATCGCAGTGCTGCAACCGGCGGGTCAGATAGCAGCCCAGCAGCGCGACCTGCTGCTGTACGCCACATTGCTGATTCTCATCGTCGTCATCCCGGTGTTCGTCCTGGCCTTTACCATTGCCTGGCGCTACCGCGAAACCAACCCAAAGTCGGCCGAGCGCTACCATCCGGAGCTGGACGGCGACAAGCGCATGGAGGCCGTCTGGTGGGGCATCCCACTGGTCATCATCGGCGTGCTGTCAGTCATGATCTGGACCAGCAGCCACAATCTCGACCCCTACAAACCGTTGGCCAGCAACAAGGAAGCCTTCAGGGTGCAGGTGGTCGCTATGAAGTACAAGTGGCTCTTTATCTACCCCGAACAGGACATCGCGTCGGTCAACCATCTTAAGATTCCTGTCGGCCGCCCCGTCGAGTTTGACGTGACTTCCGACGCACCCATGAACTCTTTCTGGATTCCCCGGCTCGGCGGCCAGGTCTATGCCATGGCCGGCATGAACACGAAGCTGCACCTGATTGCCGACCAGAAGGGGACGTTCCGCGGTTCCTCTGCCAATATCAGCGGCGAAGGCTTTGCCGACATGCATTTTTCGGTTGAAGCGATCAGTCCCTCCGAGCTGAACGCCTGGGCACGTGGCGTCCGCCAGAATAATGAACGCCTCAGTGTCCGCAGCTACAGCACGCTGGCCAGACCAGGCACAGTGGAGTCGCCACGCTACTATTCACTTGGCACCGACAACCTTTACGACACCATCCTGGCCAAGTATATGCATCCAGGCGGGCATGAGGTGACGGCACCCGCCAAGCACAGCCACAAGCAATCCGGCGGCCGCCAGCACGATCACGGCAGCCAGTCAGCCGACGAATACCACAGCCACACAAAAGTAACCCCGGAAAAGGAACACCACTGA
- the cyoC gene encoding cytochrome o ubiquinol oxidase subunit III gives MSRAATLAGPQHVGNHQHGHGQDAAKVSLGFWIYLMTDCVLFATLFATYAVLQGNTFGGPGAKELFSLPFVLVETLILLTSSFTSGLILVALQARKRQLVLLWLGVTMALGAAFLSMELYEFNELIHEGNSWQRSGFLSAFFTLVGTHGLHIATGLLWAAVLGFMIIRRGLTPMAGKRLILFGLFWHFLDIVWIFIFTFVYLMGAL, from the coding sequence ATGAGCCGCGCCGCCACACTCGCCGGCCCACAGCACGTCGGCAACCATCAGCACGGACACGGGCAGGATGCCGCCAAGGTCTCCCTGGGTTTCTGGATATACCTGATGACTGACTGCGTGCTGTTCGCCACCTTGTTTGCCACCTACGCCGTACTGCAAGGCAACACCTTTGGCGGTCCCGGCGCGAAAGAGCTGTTCAGTCTGCCGTTCGTGCTTGTTGAGACACTTATCCTGCTGACCAGCAGCTTTACCAGCGGCTTGATCCTGGTGGCGTTGCAGGCCCGCAAGCGCCAGCTGGTACTGCTATGGCTGGGTGTCACCATGGCGCTTGGCGCCGCATTCCTGAGTATGGAGCTCTACGAATTCAATGAGCTGATACATGAGGGCAACAGCTGGCAGCGCAGCGGCTTCCTCTCCGCCTTCTTCACGTTGGTGGGGACGCACGGACTGCATATTGCCACCGGCCTGCTGTGGGCCGCCGTACTGGGCTTTATGATCATCCGGCGCGGCCTGACACCCATGGCGGGCAAGCGGCTGATACTGTTCGGCCTGTTCTGGCATTTTTTGGATATCGTCTGGATCTTCATCTTCACCTTCGTCTACCTAATGGGAGCCTTATAG
- the cyoB gene encoding cytochrome o ubiquinol oxidase subunit I — MLGRLSLDALPHDMIVLGGAVTMAGGGLLAVAALFYFKRWTWLWKEWLTSLDPKRIGLMYGVIGVLMLLRGIMDTVLLRTQQAVAAGGGGPLTADHFQQIATAHGTIMIFFVAMGIMFALINLILPLQLGARDVAFPFLNSISFWLFAAGFVLMNISLIIGEFAATGWLAYPPLSGIADSPGVGVDYWIWSLQIAGVGSLLSGINFLVTILKMRAPGMTLRKMPIFAWSVLGSMLLVLFAFPILTATLAMLSLDRLIGTHFFTSDFGGNPMMYINLIWAWGHPEVYILILPAFGIFSEIVATFSRKRLFGYMSMVWAIGAITFLSFIVWLHHFFTMGGGASVNTFFGIMTAVIAVPTGVKVFNWLFTMYRGRIRFTTPMLWFMGFVTTFTIGGATGVLMSVPAIDFQVHNSLFLVAHFHNMIIGGVLFGYFAGITYWFPKVFGFSLNEKIGKAAFWSWLIGFLLAFMPIYALGLMGATRRLDHYDASLGWQGLFIVAACGVAVILLGVGLQVLQVAYSVWKRKQQLDTTGDPWDGRTLEWATSSPAPSYNFAVIPAVTDRDAFWAMKEAGKKPPTHYEDIELPRNSGFGPMIGGAAFVFGFAIIWHIWWLAIIAFAALVCLIIIRSFDTETEYTITAAEVTTIEKARRAGGKS; from the coding sequence ATGCTAGGACGACTCTCCCTCGACGCGCTACCCCATGACATGATTGTGCTTGGCGGTGCCGTCACCATGGCCGGTGGCGGGCTGCTGGCAGTCGCCGCCCTGTTTTATTTCAAGCGCTGGACCTGGCTCTGGAAAGAGTGGCTGACATCGCTCGATCCTAAACGCATCGGCCTGATGTACGGCGTCATCGGCGTGCTGATGCTGCTGCGCGGCATCATGGACACCGTCCTGTTGCGCACCCAACAGGCTGTGGCAGCCGGTGGCGGCGGTCCTTTGACGGCCGATCACTTCCAGCAGATTGCCACGGCACACGGCACCATCATGATCTTCTTCGTGGCCATGGGCATCATGTTCGCCCTCATCAACCTGATACTGCCATTACAGCTAGGCGCGCGTGATGTCGCCTTTCCATTCCTGAATTCCATCAGCTTCTGGCTGTTTGCCGCCGGCTTCGTACTGATGAATATCTCGCTGATCATCGGCGAATTCGCTGCCACCGGCTGGCTGGCCTATCCGCCGCTCTCGGGCATTGCAGACAGCCCGGGAGTCGGGGTGGATTATTGGATATGGAGCCTGCAGATCGCCGGCGTCGGCAGCCTGCTCTCCGGCATTAACTTCCTGGTGACCATCCTCAAGATGCGCGCACCGGGCATGACGCTGCGCAAGATGCCCATCTTTGCCTGGAGCGTACTGGGCAGCATGCTGCTGGTACTGTTCGCATTCCCGATTCTGACCGCAACCCTCGCCATGCTGTCGCTTGACCGGCTGATTGGCACGCACTTCTTCACTTCCGACTTCGGCGGCAATCCGATGATGTACATCAACCTTATCTGGGCCTGGGGCCATCCGGAAGTGTATATCCTGATTCTGCCAGCCTTTGGTATCTTTTCAGAGATCGTGGCAACGTTCTCACGCAAACGGCTCTTCGGCTACATGTCGATGGTCTGGGCCATCGGTGCCATCACCTTCCTGTCATTCATCGTCTGGCTGCACCACTTCTTCACGATGGGCGGCGGCGCCAGTGTCAACACCTTCTTTGGCATCATGACGGCGGTCATTGCCGTGCCGACCGGCGTGAAGGTCTTTAACTGGCTGTTCACCATGTACCGCGGGCGCATCCGCTTTACAACGCCGATGCTGTGGTTCATGGGCTTTGTCACTACCTTCACCATCGGTGGGGCGACCGGTGTGCTGATGTCCGTGCCAGCCATCGATTTCCAGGTCCACAACAGCCTGTTTCTGGTGGCGCATTTCCACAACATGATCATCGGCGGCGTGCTGTTCGGCTACTTCGCCGGCATTACCTATTGGTTCCCTAAGGTCTTTGGCTTTTCGCTCAACGAGAAAATCGGCAAGGCAGCCTTTTGGAGCTGGTTGATTGGCTTTTTGTTGGCCTTCATGCCAATCTACGCGCTCGGTCTGATGGGCGCCACCCGTCGCCTCGACCACTACGACGCCTCGTTAGGCTGGCAAGGCCTGTTTATCGTCGCTGCCTGCGGCGTGGCGGTCATCCTGCTGGGCGTCGGCCTGCAGGTACTCCAGGTCGCCTACAGCGTCTGGAAGCGCAAGCAGCAATTGGATACCACTGGCGACCCGTGGGACGGCCGCACGCTCGAGTGGGCCACCAGCTCTCCGGCTCCAAGCTATAACTTTGCCGTCATCCCGGCCGTCACTGACCGCGACGCCTTCTGGGCAATGAAGGAGGCCGGCAAAAAACCGCCGACGCACTACGAGGACATCGAGCTGCCCCGCAATTCCGGCTTCGGACCGATGATCGGCGGCGCTGCCTTCGTCTTCGGCTTTGCCATCATCTGGCACATCTGGTGGCTGGCTATCATCGCGTTTGCGGCCCTCGTCTGCCTGATCATCATCCGCAGCTTCGACACGGAGACCGAATACACTATCACCGCCGCCGAAGTCACCACTATCGAAAAAGCCCGCCGGGCAGGAGGGAAGTCATGA
- the cyoD gene encoding cytochrome o ubiquinol oxidase subunit IV — MSKTLQSPPAIEDETKVSAGKYVVGFIMSLALTLAAYFLVTGQADGGRSLSYWGLVFILSGLAVCQLLVQLVYFLHLGREARPRWNLMAFFFAVVVVVIVVIGSIWIMGHLNYNMMPHEMDDYMRKQNDRGF; from the coding sequence ATGAGCAAGACACTGCAGAGCCCACCGGCAATCGAGGACGAGACTAAAGTCTCGGCCGGCAAGTACGTCGTCGGTTTCATTATGTCGTTGGCCCTGACCCTGGCCGCATATTTTTTGGTAACCGGCCAAGCCGATGGCGGACGATCACTTTCATACTGGGGCCTGGTCTTCATCCTGTCCGGATTGGCGGTCTGCCAACTGCTGGTGCAGCTTGTCTACTTTTTGCACCTGGGGCGGGAGGCGCGGCCACGCTGGAACCTTATGGCTTTCTTCTTTGCGGTCGTGGTGGTGGTTATCGTGGTCATCGGCTCGATCTGGATCATGGGGCACCTCAATTACAACATGATGCCGCATGAGATGGATGATTACATGCGCAAACAGAACGACAGGGGCTTTTAG
- the cyoE gene encoding protoheme IX farnesyltransferase yields MKNYYLLTKPGIVYGNALSAVGGFFLGAAGVVDFGVFAAMLFGISLVIASACVFNNYLDQGIDAKMLRTKGRALVSGEVSGTAALVFGTILGVIGFSLLYKYTTYWALYLAAIGWFVYVVLYGVSKRRSVHGTLVGSISGSMPIVVGYTAATNQFDLTAWLLFAIMTAWQMPHFYAISLFRRNDYAQAELPVLAVVKSRLVVKQYIAVYIILFWLACVGLWAVGGAGFVFIGAMSVISLLWARLALQGLRSRTASAQADETWARKVFGQSLRALLVLCVVISVEFVLP; encoded by the coding sequence GTGAAAAATTATTATCTGCTGACCAAGCCGGGCATCGTGTACGGCAATGCGCTGTCGGCGGTGGGCGGCTTCTTCCTGGGCGCGGCCGGCGTGGTTGATTTCGGTGTCTTCGCAGCTATGTTGTTCGGCATCTCGCTGGTCATCGCTTCGGCCTGCGTCTTCAATAATTATCTTGACCAGGGCATTGACGCCAAGATGCTGCGCACCAAAGGGCGGGCGCTGGTCAGCGGGGAGGTCAGCGGGACGGCGGCGTTGGTGTTCGGGACCATCCTGGGCGTCATCGGCTTCAGTCTGCTGTATAAGTACACGACGTATTGGGCCTTGTACCTGGCGGCCATCGGCTGGTTTGTCTACGTGGTGCTGTATGGCGTTTCCAAGCGGCGGAGCGTACACGGTACGTTGGTGGGCAGCATTTCCGGCTCGATGCCGATCGTGGTGGGGTATACCGCCGCCACTAACCAGTTCGACCTGACCGCCTGGCTGCTCTTTGCCATCATGACGGCCTGGCAGATGCCACATTTCTATGCCATTTCCTTGTTCCGGCGCAACGATTACGCCCAGGCTGAGCTGCCGGTACTGGCGGTGGTGAAAAGCCGGCTGGTAGTAAAACAGTATATCGCGGTCTATATCATATTGTTCTGGCTGGCCTGTGTGGGGCTGTGGGCTGTTGGCGGGGCAGGCTTCGTGTTCATAGGAGCGATGTCGGTCATCAGTCTGCTGTGGGCGCGGCTGGCGCTGCAGGGATTACGCAGCCGCACTGCCAGTGCCCAGGCAGACGAGACATGGGCGCGGAAGGTGTTTGGGCAGTCTTTACGGGCGCTTTTGGTGCTGTGTGTGGTGATTTCGGTTGAGTTCGTTTTGCCATAA
- a CDS encoding FAD-dependent oxidoreductase, with product MHSNQHIIIAGAGFGGIRTAMQLARSTPYKITVIADRPTFRYYPALYATATGHSYNESIIPLDEIFAEYPSITVVYDKLKSVNVAKKRLKAESGASYAYDYLVLALGVVTNYFGIKGLDKYSYGIKGESEVADLKEHIHHQIVNQKQLDETYVVIGGGPTGVELSASLGIYVKHIAQCHGLKHKKPKVMLVEAAPRLVPRMSEKASQLVEDRLKSLGVKVMTGAKVEAETAQTVTISGEKVKSDSVIWTSGVTNNPFFKENINEFTLAPNGKVQVDAFMQAAASVYVIGDNAATPYSGLAQTALYDGDFVARNLKRQLKQIPPKAYKARKPPVVIPVGDNWSIFEYGPLVFGGTPGSVLRRAADLIGYTDILPFSKAWRLWSASSSIEENCDVCRAPLHQKYARRLKSAL from the coding sequence ATGCACTCAAATCAACACATCATCATCGCCGGTGCAGGCTTTGGCGGCATCCGTACCGCTATGCAGCTGGCCCGCTCCACGCCCTACAAAATTACCGTCATCGCCGACCGGCCGACCTTCCGCTATTACCCGGCCCTGTATGCCACGGCAACCGGCCATTCTTACAATGAGTCGATTATTCCGCTTGATGAGATTTTTGCCGAGTACCCTTCCATCACCGTCGTCTACGACAAACTCAAGTCAGTCAATGTTGCCAAAAAGCGGCTGAAAGCGGAATCCGGCGCCTCGTACGCGTATGACTACCTGGTGCTGGCGCTTGGCGTCGTTACCAATTATTTTGGCATCAAAGGGCTTGATAAGTATTCGTACGGTATCAAGGGGGAATCTGAAGTCGCCGACCTGAAAGAACATATCCACCACCAGATCGTCAACCAAAAACAGCTTGATGAAACCTACGTCGTCATCGGCGGCGGCCCGACCGGCGTCGAGCTGAGCGCGTCGCTGGGCATATACGTCAAGCATATCGCCCAGTGCCATGGCCTGAAGCACAAGAAGCCGAAGGTCATGCTGGTAGAGGCGGCGCCCCGGCTGGTACCGCGCATGAGCGAGAAAGCCTCGCAGCTGGTAGAGGACCGCCTGAAATCACTTGGCGTAAAAGTCATGACCGGTGCCAAGGTGGAGGCAGAGACCGCCCAGACCGTCACCATCAGCGGCGAGAAGGTCAAGAGCGATTCCGTCATCTGGACCTCCGGTGTCACTAACAACCCCTTCTTCAAAGAGAATATCAATGAGTTCACGCTTGCGCCCAACGGCAAGGTCCAGGTGGATGCCTTCATGCAGGCGGCGGCCTCCGTCTATGTCATCGGTGACAATGCTGCCACGCCGTACTCCGGCTTGGCCCAGACCGCGCTCTACGACGGTGATTTCGTCGCCCGTAACCTTAAGCGCCAGCTGAAACAAATACCACCCAAGGCATACAAAGCGCGTAAGCCGCCGGTGGTCATTCCGGTCGGCGATAACTGGTCAATCTTTGAGTACGGCCCGCTGGTCTTTGGCGGTACTCCCGGCTCCGTGCTGCGCCGCGCCGCCGATCTTATCGGCTACACCGACATCCTGCCGTTCTCCAAGGCCTGGCGGCTATGGAGCGCCTCGTCCAGTATCGAGGAGAACTGCGATGTCTGCCGCGCCCCACTTCATCAAAAGTATGCCCGGCGACTGAAAAGTGCTCTGTAA